Proteins from a single region of Dictyostelium discoideum AX4 chromosome 5 chromosome, whole genome shotgun sequence:
- the rpl39 gene encoding 60S ribosomal protein L39: MPSNKTLKIKKILGKKQKQNRPVPQWIRLRTDNTIRYNNKRRHWRRTKLGI; the protein is encoded by the exons ATG CCATCcaataaaacattaaaaattaaaaagattttaggCAAAAAGCAAAAGCAAAACAGACCAGTCCCACAATGGATTCGTTTAAGAACTGATAACACCATCAG ATACAATAACAAACGTAGACATTGGAGACGTACAAAGCTTGGTATCTAA